Proteins encoded by one window of Dreissena polymorpha isolate Duluth1 chromosome 11, UMN_Dpol_1.0, whole genome shotgun sequence:
- the LOC127850224 gene encoding uncharacterized protein LOC127850224: MERRRMVQDEVRAAEEEDRRAKAVSMGAQGAWTKWTTTERKLTWADIWSYKPLRIAFLLRSVYDLLPSPSNLHRWGLQDHLKCQLCDKTGTMEHILSSCTTALTQGRYRWRHDSDLQELADKLERERTKKRPRQKPQMIQFVKEGQKESKKLQPTSSVLDESDQWEMSVDLKQKLVFLNIMQTTLRPDIVLWSTKDKCLIMVELTVPWESRCEEAFERKKAKYTYLQEQCREKGWRVWLYPVEIGTRGFPAQSLWRMFSALGIKGADRKRAVGKLILAAGRASSWLWMKREERSWKPTTNT; the protein is encoded by the coding sequence ATGGAAAGGAGGAGAATGGTGCAAGATGAAGTCAGAGCAGCAGAAGAAGAAGACAGAAGAGCGAAAGCTGTGTCTATGGGTGCCCAAGGTGCGTGGACAAAGTGGACAACGACAGAAAGAAAACTGACCTGGGCTGATATTTGGAGCTACAAACCTCTGAGGATAGCGTTCCTGCTCAGATCAGTCTATGACCTGTTACCGTCGCCCTCAAACCTGCACAGATGGGGTCTACAGGACCACCTCAAGTGCCAATTGTGTGACAAGACAGGAACCATGGAACATATTCTGTCCTCGTGTACCACAGCCCTCACCCAAGGACGCtacaggtggagacacgacaGTGATCTTCAGGAACTCGCTGACAAGTTGGAGCGAGAGAGGACCAAGAAGAGGCCCAGACAGAAACCCCAAATGATTCAGTTCGTGAAGGAAGGACAAAAGGAATCTAAAAAACTGCAGCCTACCAGTTCTGTATTAGATGAATCTGATCAGTGGGAAATGTCTGTTGACCTGAAGCAAAAGCTAGTGTTCCTGAACATTATGCAGACAACATTAAGGCCTGACATTGTGTTGTGGTCCACTAAAGATAAGTGTCTGATCATGGTTGAACTGACAGTCCCTTGGGAATCTCGTTGTGAAGAGGCCTTCGAACGGAAAAAGGCCAAGTATACATACCTGCAAGAACAGTGCAGAGAGAAAGGATGGCGAGTGTGGCTCTACCCTGTGGAAATCGGCACTAGAGGATTCCCAGCACAGTCGCTGTGGAGAATGTTCAGTGCCTTGGGCATCAAAGGAGCAGACAGGAAGAGAGCAGTGGGCAAACTGATCCTAGCAGCAGGAAGGGCATCCAGTTGGTTGTGGAtgaagagagaggagaggagctGGAAGCCTACCACAAACacgtag